In Pararge aegeria chromosome 17, ilParAegt1.1, whole genome shotgun sequence, one genomic interval encodes:
- the LOC120630864 gene encoding DNA-binding protein RFXANK-like: MEEGISVQNEGKSIDIKQEKQDNVDNFKCEFDSGSQDSSKSGSGGYQRWAPNLNGIRKSAFTPYKSVQCTALTNLQRGNTQARVPELPQPDCSFHAKAGRGEITRDDVKLEQYVDITDEHGLTALHWAASYGQLNSCQDLVWSGANVNMRGPEGETALHLAAAGGHHEVVKFLLNEGADSDIQDDSGSTALMYAAAADFPYTCNELLIRGADLTLTNDYDQDAYTLTTTNNCKLAQTVIENFLIGCLSKM; the protein is encoded by the exons ATGGAGGAAGGAATATCCGTTCAAAACGAAGGGAAAAGTATTGATATAAAACAGGAAAAGCAGGATAATGTcgataattttaaatgtgaattCGATTCTGGAAGTCAAGATAGCAGCAAGAGTGGGAGTGGAGGATACCAGCGCTGGGCGCCCAATTTAAACGGGATCCGGAAAAGTGCATTTACGCCCTACAAATCAGTCCAGTGCACCGCTTTGACCAATTTGCAGAGAG GTAATACGCAGGCGCGGGTTCCCGAGCTACCTCAGCCCGATTGTAGCTTCCATGCCAAGGCTGGCCGCGGAGAAATAACCCGTGACGACGTGAAACTGGAGCAGTACGTTGATATCACGGACGAGCACGGTCTTACGGCGCTGCACTGGGCGGCGAGTTACGGGCAGCTCAATAGCTGCCAGGACCTCGTTTG GAGTGGTGCTAATGTCAATATGAGAGGACCTGAAGGTGAAACAGCTCTGCACCTTGCTGCAGCAGGGGGGCATCATGAAGTTGTTAAGTTTCTGCTGAATGAAGGAGCAGACTCTGATATACAGGATGAT TCTGGCAGTACAGCGCTCATGTATGCAGCAGCAGCTGATTTTCCGTACACCTGCAATGAACTTCTCATCAGAGGAGCCGATCTTACACTAACCAATGATTATGACCAAGACGCCTACACTTTGACCACAACCAACAACTGCAAACTGG CTCAAACTGTGATAGAGAACTTTTTGATTGGCTGTCTCAGCAAGATGTAA
- the LOC120630865 gene encoding 2-hydroxyacyl-CoA lyase 1, which translates to MSVAIACRRIARLSQPLLRRNIHVTPKFNQAMAVDGNYILAESLKKQGVEYVFGIVGIPVIETSLALQAAGLKYVGMRNEQAACYAAQAIGYLTGKPGVCLVVSGPGLLHCIGGMANAQVNCWPLLVIAGSCPEDHEGIGGFQEWLQVESSRMYSKYAVRPPSPRLIPLHVEKAVRYACVGRPGVSYLDMPATLLSAEAEEDKVPLDYYNAELVKLAHPNPELVEQAADLLSKAQRPLIIVGKGAAYGRAEESLCKLVETTKVPFLPTPMGKGVVPDDSQYCVSTARTQALLKADVILLLGARLNWMLHFGQPPRYAPNAKIIQVDISPEEFHNSVKSEVAVHSDIKPFVEALTRKLSEKKYSLQPSSSWWQSLSEKQKKNTQFVEEQASSKSLPLNYYAVFKAVQANIPKDSIIVSEGANTMDIGRGILLNNKPRHRLDAGTFGTMGVGPGFAVAAAMWCRDYAPEKKVICVEGDSAFGFSGMEIETMFRYKLPVIIVIVNNNGIYGGLEREVMLDLQSSGDLAQCTPPTALSTEVRYEKMMEMFGASGHLCRTVPEIEAALKEAVKVTDRPSIINILIDPQASRKPQAFNWLTESKL; encoded by the exons ATGAGCGTTGCTATCGCTTGCA GACGAATTGCACGATTGTCTCAACCTTTGTTACGAAGAAACATACACGTAACACCGAAATTTAACCAAGCTATGGCCGTCGACGGTAACTATATACTGGCTGAAAGCTTAAAAAAACAG GGTGTTGAATATGTTTTTGGCATTGTTGGTATTCCTGTCATTGAAACATCACTTGCATTGCAAGCTGCAGGACTTAAGTATGTAGGCATGCGCAATGAGCAAGCCGCATGCTATGCAGCTCAAGCCATTGGATATTTAACAG GCAAACCAGGAGTATGTCTAGTTGTATCAGGACCGGGGCTTCTTCATTGTATAGGAGGCATGGCTAATGCACAAGTGAATTGCTGGCCCCTTTTAGTAATAGCTGGTTCCTGTCCGGAAGACCATGAGGGTATTGGCGGTTTCCAAGAGTGGTTGCAG GTGGAGTCGAGTCGTATGTACAGCAAGTACGCAGTCCGGCCTCCGTCGCCGCGTCTCATACCGCTGCACGTAGAGAAGGCGGTGCGATACGCCTGCGTTGGCCGCCCCGGAGTATCCTACTTGGACATGCCTGCTACTCTCCTGTCG GCCGAAGCAGAAGAAGACAAAGTACCTTTAGACTACTATAATGCTGAGCTTGTTAAACTTGCTCATCCGAACCCAGAGCTTGTGGAACAAGCCGCAGACTTGCTCTCTAAAGCACAACGTCCCCTGATCATAGTAGGCAAGGGTGCCGCTTATGGACGTGCCGAGGAGTCTCTGTGCAAGCTAGTGGAAACTACCAAAGTACCATTCTTACCGACTCCTATGG GCAAAGGCGTAGTTCCCGACGATTCTCAGTACTGCGTGTCAACGGCACGTACCCAAGCGTTACTCAAAGcagatgttattttattactggGAGCGCGTCTTAACTGGATGCTCCACTTCGGACAACCCCCACGATACGCGCCCAACGCTAAAATCATACAG GTGGATATTTCACCCGAAGAATTCCATAATAGCGTGAAATCCGAAGTGGCAGTCCATTCCGATATCAAGCCATTCGTAGAAGCTCTCACACGCAAGTTGAGTGAGAAGAAGTACTCACTCCAACCATCGAGTAGCTGGTGGCAGTCACTCAGTGAGAAACAGAAGAAGAACACACAGTTTGTTGAA GAACAAGCAAGCAGTAAGTCATTGCCACTGAACTACTATGCAGTGTTCAAAGCGGTTCAGGCAAACATTCCAAAAGACTCCATCATAGTGAGTGAAGGCGCCAATACTATGGACATCGGCCGCGGgatacttttaaataacaaaccaAGACATCGGCTCGACGCAGGCACATTTGGAACTATGGGT GTGGGTCCTGGTTTCGCAGTGGCCGCAGCGATGTGGTGCCGCGACTACGCTCCAGAAAAGAAAGTTATTTGCGTTGAAGGCGATTCCGCTTTCGGTTTCTCGG GAATGGAAATCGAGACAATGTTCCGCTACAAATTGCCAGTGATCATCGTCATTGTCAACAACAATGGCATCTATGGCGGTCTCGAGAGAGAAGTTATGCTGGACTTGCAATCCAGCGGAGATCTTGCACAATG CACACCACCAACAGCACTATCGACGGAAGTGCGGTACGAGAAAATGATGGAAATGTTCGGCGCGAGCGGCCATCTTTGCCGCACCGTTCCGGAAATCGAGGCGGCCCTCAAAGAAGCTGTCAAAGTCACCGACCGACCTAGTATCATCAACATACTAATCGACCCTCAGGCTAGCAGAAAGCCACAAGCATTTAACTGGCTCACAGAGTCCAAactgtga